One window from the genome of Plasmodium relictum strain SGS1 genome assembly, chromosome: 12 encodes:
- a CDS encoding thioredoxin-related protein, putative, with the protein MAFNKFFLLFILLSFFKNCYSQDVIELTDANFEQLTQISTGNTTGSWFIKFYAPWCSHCKAISKTWIQLAAELKDQINVARIDVTANSKTRKRFKIEGFPTLIFFKNGKMYDYKNHDRSLEAFKNFALENYKNFKALDPPMPLTFIDVLKDFVFETLSNIDRIYKYAFPSLAVISSVSFLIGLLFGFILLRCCKKTKTISTKTRSSQKKKD; encoded by the exons atggcatttaataaattttttttattattcatacttttatcatttttcaaAAACTGTTATTCTCAAGATGTAATTGAACTAACTGATGCAAATTTTGAACAGTTAACACAAATATCAACAGGAAATACCACAg gATCATggtttataaaattttatgcaCCTTGGTGCTCCCATTGCAAAGCTATTAGTAAAACTTGGATTCAATTGGCTGCTGAATTAAAAGATCAAATAAATGTAGCTAGAATTGATGTAACTGCGAACTCAAAAACAAGAAAAAGGTTTAAAATAGAAGGTTTTCCaactttaatattttttaaaaacggAAAAATGTATGATTACAAAAATCATGATAGATCTTTAGAggcatttaaaaattttgctttagaaaattataaaaatttcaaagCATTAGATCCTCCTATGCCTCTTACCTTTATTGATGTACTTAAAGATTTTGTTTTCGAAACACTATCAAATATAGAcagaatttataaatatgctTTTCCATCGTTAGCTGTTATATCTTCtgtatcatttttaattGGTTTACTTTTTGGTTTTATTTTGTTAAGATGTTGTAAGAAAACAAAAACTATATCAACAAAAA